One genomic segment of Microcella indica includes these proteins:
- a CDS encoding MMPL family transporter, with translation MSSLLYRLGLSSFHRPWIAISAWALVLGVLGAVIAVGGVQLTSNLSIDGTPSQDVLDTLADELPDAARGQGSFILTAEDGSSVAEPERVEVIMDVVESVYGTEHVVGSVEEAQQPFVEQLEALMSQAAALPAAEQAAYLAQIQQQADAQIQQQIDDYGFAPLIVDGLPIPQVLISEDKSAALFQFALDQQVQSMGSADIEKIIAAGEAYDGEAGLTVLPGESLKFALPALGAAEIVGVLIAAVVLVLVLGSFLAGALPLVTGIVSVGVGVGIAIASAAGEPINLMTPILAVMIGLAVGIDYSLFIVNRQRNLIRVQQLTAREATGRAVGSAGSSVVFAGLTVVVALVGLAAVGVSMLTAMALVAAGTVTVAVLVALTLLPAVLGLVGERVVSVKARATGATADQHHRIARGWSGFIVKRRWLVLLGTTVIIVLAALPATNMTLGMPTGGNSSPDSSARQSYDAVGDSFGAGFNGPLIAVAEAEAGSNFDEEQITEITTRISDADGVRLAQLIGTSDDNATVAFMVIPETGPGDERTAHLVDELRETAVDGSGDGATLGVTGLTAVMIDMTEKMAEVFPIYIAIIVILSMIILLFAFRSVLLPILATGGFVLSILATLGLTTLVFQDGWLGGLFNVEPGTPLVPVIPIIGTGILYGLAMDYQVFLSSSMRDHFLRGESPQQAIVNGFSATSRVVVAAAIIMASVFAGFIFSPETMIAQIGFTLAIGVLIDAFLVRMTLIPAAFAILGRATWWAPRWLQRILPDLDIEGHKLEQQPDGRMHSELSAQEPSR, from the coding sequence ATGTCAAGCCTTCTCTACCGCCTCGGCCTTTCCTCGTTCCATCGACCTTGGATCGCGATCAGCGCCTGGGCTCTCGTCCTGGGGGTGCTCGGCGCCGTAATTGCGGTGGGAGGCGTACAGCTCACATCGAACCTGTCTATTGACGGCACTCCGTCCCAGGATGTCCTCGACACGCTCGCCGATGAGCTGCCCGACGCGGCGCGTGGCCAAGGGAGCTTCATCCTTACCGCCGAAGACGGCAGCTCGGTTGCCGAGCCGGAGCGTGTCGAGGTGATTATGGACGTGGTCGAATCGGTCTACGGCACAGAGCACGTCGTAGGGTCCGTCGAGGAGGCGCAGCAACCGTTCGTCGAGCAGCTCGAAGCCCTCATGTCCCAGGCCGCTGCGCTTCCCGCAGCGGAACAGGCGGCATACCTGGCGCAGATCCAGCAGCAGGCAGACGCGCAGATCCAGCAGCAGATCGACGACTATGGGTTCGCGCCGCTGATCGTCGACGGGCTTCCCATCCCGCAGGTGCTGATCTCCGAGGACAAGAGTGCAGCTCTGTTCCAGTTCGCACTCGATCAGCAGGTGCAGTCGATGGGATCCGCTGACATCGAGAAGATCATCGCGGCCGGCGAGGCCTACGACGGAGAGGCCGGCCTGACCGTCCTGCCCGGCGAATCACTCAAGTTCGCGCTGCCCGCGCTGGGCGCCGCCGAGATCGTGGGCGTCTTGATCGCAGCTGTCGTGCTGGTACTCGTTCTCGGCTCGTTCTTGGCAGGCGCCCTGCCCTTGGTGACCGGCATCGTCAGCGTCGGCGTGGGCGTGGGAATTGCCATCGCGTCCGCTGCTGGCGAGCCGATCAACCTGATGACCCCGATCCTCGCCGTCATGATCGGGCTTGCGGTCGGCATCGACTACTCACTGTTCATCGTCAACCGCCAACGCAACCTGATCAGGGTCCAGCAGCTCACCGCTCGCGAGGCCACCGGCCGTGCAGTTGGCAGCGCAGGCTCGTCCGTCGTGTTTGCCGGACTCACCGTTGTCGTCGCACTCGTCGGCCTCGCCGCCGTGGGCGTCTCGATGCTCACCGCGATGGCCCTCGTCGCGGCCGGAACCGTCACCGTCGCCGTCCTGGTGGCCCTGACCCTGCTGCCCGCCGTCCTCGGCCTTGTCGGCGAAAGGGTCGTCTCCGTCAAAGCACGCGCCACGGGCGCGACCGCGGATCAACACCACCGCATCGCACGCGGATGGTCCGGGTTCATCGTCAAGCGCCGCTGGCTAGTGCTCCTGGGCACCACGGTCATCATCGTACTTGCGGCCCTACCCGCCACGAACATGACCCTGGGGATGCCCACCGGCGGCAACTCGAGCCCGGACTCATCCGCCCGGCAGAGCTACGATGCGGTCGGCGATTCGTTCGGCGCCGGCTTCAACGGGCCGCTCATTGCGGTCGCCGAGGCCGAGGCCGGGTCCAACTTCGACGAGGAACAGATCACAGAGATCACGACACGGATCTCCGACGCGGACGGCGTGCGGCTAGCCCAGCTGATCGGCACCAGCGACGACAACGCCACCGTCGCCTTCATGGTCATCCCCGAGACCGGGCCGGGCGACGAGCGGACCGCGCACCTCGTGGACGAGCTGCGTGAAACGGCCGTGGACGGTTCCGGCGACGGCGCAACGCTGGGAGTCACCGGGCTCACTGCTGTGATGATCGACATGACCGAGAAGATGGCTGAGGTCTTCCCGATCTATATCGCCATCATCGTGATCCTGTCGATGATCATCCTGCTGTTCGCCTTCCGCTCCGTGCTGCTGCCAATACTCGCTACCGGCGGCTTCGTGCTATCCATCCTGGCGACCCTGGGCCTGACGACTCTGGTATTCCAAGACGGCTGGCTAGGCGGCTTGTTCAATGTGGAGCCCGGCACTCCCCTTGTGCCGGTCATCCCCATTATCGGCACCGGCATCCTGTACGGACTGGCGATGGACTACCAGGTGTTCCTGTCCTCGTCGATGCGCGACCACTTCCTCCGGGGCGAAAGCCCGCAGCAGGCCATAGTCAACGGGTTCTCGGCCACCTCGCGCGTCGTGGTCGCCGCAGCGATCATCATGGCATCCGTCTTCGCCGGCTTCATCTTCTCCCCGGAGACGATGATCGCCCAGATCGGCTTCACCCTCGCTATTGGTGTGCTCATCGACGCGTTCCTGGTGCGCATGACCCTCATCCCCGCGGCGTTCGCGATCCTTGGTCGGGCGACCTGGTGGGCACCCCGCTGGCTCCAGCGGATCCTTCCCGACCTCGACATCGAAGGGCACAAGCTTGAACAGCAACCCGACGGACGGATGCATTCGGAACTGTCAGCCCAGGAGCCGTCGCGCTGA
- a CDS encoding VOC family protein yields the protein MPDYVYGFSGLAVPDIDAARTFYRDTLGLDVTDAEMGQLSLTLPGGGWVLVYPKPDHSPATYTVLNLEVSDIDDAVTDLMARGVEMTRYEGFEQDELGIARGIEGDFGPDIAWFTDPAGNILSVLENPTST from the coding sequence ATGCCCGACTACGTCTACGGATTCAGTGGGCTCGCCGTGCCCGACATCGACGCCGCTCGCACCTTCTACCGCGACACCCTCGGGCTCGACGTGACCGACGCGGAGATGGGCCAGCTCTCGCTCACCCTCCCGGGCGGCGGCTGGGTACTCGTGTACCCCAAGCCCGACCACTCCCCCGCCACCTACACGGTGCTGAACCTCGAGGTCTCCGACATCGACGACGCCGTCACCGACCTCATGGCACGCGGTGTCGAGATGACCCGCTACGAGGGTTTCGAGCAGGACGAGCTCGGCATCGCCCGCGGCATCGAGGGCGACTTCGGGCCCGATATCGCATGGTTCACAGACCCGGCGGGCAACATCCTCTCGGTGTTGGAGAATCCCACAAGCACCTAG
- the rmuC gene encoding DNA recombination protein RmuC, translated as MDFLLPLLLGLVVGAVLGVIIGLLLSRRGGAAAELAALREQATAAEVRVAQAESRASALDEQLALARHRDLEREERDKQESRVLQALAPVQESLRTMQSKVTELEAQRSQQHGQLAQQLRAATESEERLRSTAESLASALRSNSVRGVWGETQLRNVVEAAGLIERVDFDVQSSITSDAGAGRPDMVIHLPGGKNIAVDAKVPFEAYLRASQIPVTATGEEGAQRETLMKQHVRLVRGHIDTLASKAYWAGLEASPELVIAFIPSESLVSSAMEADPGIMDYAFSKRVALASPVTLWSVLKTVAFSWQQDVLTADAKVLFDLSRELYGRLATMAGHVEKLGRSIESTIKNYNGFVGSMERQVFPTARKLQRLDESTVLGTLDAIEEGPRELTAMELVAELEQGEASTERGSEAKG; from the coding sequence ATGGACTTCCTGCTCCCGCTCCTGCTCGGCCTCGTCGTCGGCGCTGTGCTCGGCGTCATCATCGGCCTCCTCCTCTCGCGTCGCGGGGGCGCAGCGGCAGAGCTCGCCGCACTGCGCGAGCAGGCCACCGCTGCGGAGGTGCGCGTCGCCCAGGCGGAGTCGCGCGCGAGCGCCCTCGACGAGCAGCTCGCCCTCGCCCGGCATCGCGACCTCGAGCGGGAGGAGCGCGACAAGCAGGAGAGCCGCGTGCTGCAGGCCCTCGCGCCCGTGCAGGAGTCGCTGCGCACGATGCAGTCGAAGGTCACCGAGCTCGAGGCGCAGCGCAGCCAGCAGCACGGCCAGCTCGCGCAGCAGCTGCGCGCGGCGACCGAGTCGGAGGAGAGGCTGCGCAGCACGGCCGAGTCGCTCGCCTCGGCCCTGCGCTCGAACAGCGTGCGCGGCGTCTGGGGCGAGACGCAGCTGCGCAACGTCGTCGAGGCGGCGGGGCTCATCGAGCGCGTCGACTTCGACGTGCAGTCGAGCATCACCTCCGACGCCGGCGCGGGTCGCCCCGACATGGTCATCCACCTTCCCGGCGGCAAGAACATCGCCGTCGACGCCAAGGTGCCGTTCGAGGCGTACCTGCGCGCGAGCCAGATTCCCGTCACCGCGACGGGTGAGGAGGGCGCGCAGCGCGAGACCCTCATGAAGCAGCACGTGCGGCTCGTGCGCGGCCACATCGACACCCTCGCGAGCAAGGCCTACTGGGCGGGCCTCGAGGCCTCGCCCGAGCTCGTCATCGCCTTCATTCCGAGCGAGTCGCTCGTGTCGTCGGCCATGGAGGCCGACCCGGGCATCATGGACTACGCCTTCAGCAAGCGCGTGGCCCTCGCCTCCCCCGTCACCCTGTGGTCGGTGCTCAAGACCGTCGCGTTCTCCTGGCAGCAGGATGTCCTCACCGCCGATGCGAAGGTGCTCTTCGATCTGAGCCGCGAGCTCTACGGGCGCCTCGCGACGATGGCCGGGCACGTCGAGAAGCTCGGGCGCTCCATCGAGAGCACGATCAAGAACTACAACGGCTTCGTCGGGTCGATGGAGCGCCAGGTCTTCCCCACTGCGCGCAAGCTGCAGCGCCTCGACGAGTCGACCGTGCTCGGCACGCTCGACGCGATCGAGGAGGGGCCGCGCGAGCTCACGGCCATGGAGCTCGTCGCTGAGCTCGAGCAGGGCGAGGCGAGCACGGAGCGCGGCTCCGAAGCGAAGGGGTAG
- a CDS encoding LysR family transcriptional regulator, with product MTQAPRSLDVSTDDLRYLVAVARVGRMVSAAALLGVDHTTVRRRLDRLEAALGVRLLDRGADGWQLTAIGRDVVERASGLEGLVEQVVAAASGSDVVRGTVRVATPDGFGAVFAAAALARVRTEHPGIAVELVTSTKPISLRGSGFDLVVSIGSTAGSRVQSELLTEYSLRLYASPEYLAARPPIRDPADLAGHDLVFYVDALLTVHELDLAPVLGDMRLGFGSTSVFAQLEAARAGAGIGLLHAFMAEGVEGLVPVLPGAVDFRLPFTLSTRPDSPAVDAVAIVREALRDEVDRRRAELLPGG from the coding sequence ATGACCCAGGCGCCGCGCTCCCTCGACGTGAGCACCGATGACCTGCGCTACCTCGTCGCCGTCGCGCGCGTCGGCCGCATGGTGTCGGCCGCGGCGCTCCTCGGCGTCGACCACACGACCGTGCGGCGGCGGCTCGACCGCCTCGAGGCGGCGCTCGGCGTGCGACTGCTCGACCGCGGTGCCGACGGGTGGCAGCTCACCGCGATCGGGCGCGACGTCGTCGAGCGCGCCTCGGGCCTCGAGGGGCTCGTCGAGCAGGTCGTCGCGGCGGCGTCCGGCAGCGACGTCGTGCGCGGCACCGTGCGGGTCGCGACGCCCGACGGCTTCGGCGCGGTGTTCGCGGCTGCGGCGCTCGCGCGGGTGCGCACCGAGCATCCCGGAATCGCCGTCGAGCTCGTGACCTCCACGAAGCCGATCTCCTTGCGCGGCTCCGGTTTCGATCTCGTCGTGTCGATCGGGTCGACGGCGGGGTCGCGCGTGCAGTCCGAGCTTCTCACGGAGTACTCGCTGCGCCTCTACGCCTCGCCCGAGTACCTGGCCGCGCGGCCGCCTATCCGCGACCCCGCCGACCTCGCCGGCCACGACCTCGTCTTCTACGTGGATGCCCTGCTCACGGTGCACGAACTCGACCTCGCCCCCGTGCTCGGCGACATGCGGCTCGGCTTCGGCTCGACGAGCGTCTTCGCGCAACTCGAGGCGGCGCGCGCCGGGGCGGGCATCGGGCTGCTGCACGCGTTCATGGCCGAGGGCGTCGAGGGGCTCGTGCCGGTGCTGCCCGGCGCGGTCGACTTCCGGCTGCCGTTCACGCTCTCCACGCGCCCCGACAGCCCCGCGGTGGATGCCGTCGCGATCGTGCGCGAGGCGCTGCGCGATGAGGTTGACCGGCGTCGCGCCGAGCTGCTGCCGGGTGGCTAG
- a CDS encoding CoA-acylating methylmalonate-semialdehyde dehydrogenase → MTDVQNSLVQHWVGGEAFAGTSTRTAPVYNPARGAVAREVALASTADVDHAVSVAAVAQPGWAGTSIAKRQQIMFAFREALNARKDELAAILTEEHGKVLSDAAGEIARGLEIVELACSIPQLLKGEYSENVSTGVDVYSLKQPLGVVGIISPFNFPAMVPLWFFPLAIAAGNTVVLKPSEKDPSASLWMAQVMKECGLPDGVLNVVNGDKEAVDALLEHPEIASISFVGSTPIARYIYETASKNGKRVQALGGAKNHMLVLPDADLDLVADSAVNAGFGSAGERCMAVSVVVAVEPVADELIDKIRSRMSGLKVGDGTRSCDMGPLITQEHRDKVASYLDVAAEDGAEIVVDGRGIEVDGDANGFWLGPTLVDKVPTTSRVYTDEIFGPVLSVVRVKTYEEGLALINGSQYGNGTAIFTNDGGAARRFQNEVTVGMIGINVPIPVPVGYYSFGGWKNSLFGDAKAYGTQAIPFFTREKAITSRWLDPSHGGINLGFPQN, encoded by the coding sequence ATGACCGATGTCCAGAATTCGCTCGTGCAGCACTGGGTCGGCGGCGAGGCCTTCGCCGGCACCTCTACGCGCACCGCGCCGGTCTACAACCCTGCTCGCGGCGCCGTCGCCCGCGAGGTCGCCCTCGCCTCGACCGCCGACGTCGACCACGCCGTCTCCGTCGCCGCAGTAGCGCAGCCCGGGTGGGCTGGCACGTCGATCGCGAAGCGCCAGCAGATCATGTTCGCCTTCCGCGAGGCGCTCAACGCGCGCAAGGACGAGCTCGCGGCGATCCTCACCGAGGAGCACGGCAAGGTGCTCAGCGACGCGGCCGGCGAGATCGCGCGCGGCCTCGAGATCGTCGAGCTCGCCTGCTCGATCCCGCAGCTGCTCAAGGGCGAGTACAGCGAGAACGTCTCCACCGGCGTCGACGTCTACTCGCTCAAGCAGCCTCTCGGCGTCGTCGGCATCATCAGCCCCTTCAACTTTCCCGCCATGGTGCCGCTGTGGTTCTTCCCGCTCGCGATCGCTGCAGGTAACACGGTCGTGCTCAAGCCCTCCGAGAAGGACCCCTCGGCGTCGCTGTGGATGGCGCAGGTCATGAAGGAGTGCGGTCTGCCGGACGGCGTTCTCAACGTCGTGAACGGCGACAAGGAGGCCGTGGATGCTCTGCTCGAGCATCCCGAGATCGCCAGCATCTCCTTCGTCGGGTCGACGCCGATCGCCCGCTACATCTACGAGACCGCCTCCAAGAACGGCAAGCGCGTGCAGGCCCTCGGCGGCGCCAAGAACCACATGCTCGTGCTGCCCGACGCCGACCTCGACCTCGTCGCCGACTCCGCCGTCAACGCGGGCTTCGGCTCGGCCGGCGAGCGCTGCATGGCCGTGTCGGTCGTCGTCGCCGTCGAGCCCGTCGCCGATGAGCTCATCGACAAGATCCGCTCGCGCATGAGCGGCCTGAAGGTCGGCGACGGCACGCGCAGCTGCGACATGGGCCCGCTCATCACGCAGGAGCACCGCGACAAGGTCGCCTCCTACCTCGACGTCGCCGCCGAGGACGGCGCCGAGATCGTCGTCGACGGGCGCGGCATCGAGGTCGACGGCGACGCGAACGGCTTCTGGCTCGGCCCGACCCTCGTCGACAAGGTGCCCACGACCTCGCGCGTCTACACCGACGAGATCTTCGGCCCCGTGCTCTCCGTCGTGCGCGTCAAGACGTACGAGGAGGGGCTCGCCCTCATCAACGGCTCGCAGTACGGCAACGGCACGGCGATCTTCACCAACGACGGCGGAGCCGCGCGGCGCTTCCAGAACGAGGTCACCGTGGGCATGATCGGCATCAACGTGCCCATCCCCGTGCCGGTCGGCTACTACTCGTTCGGCGGCTGGAAGAACTCGCTCTTCGGCGACGCGAAGGCGTACGGCACGCAGGCGATCCCGTTCTTCACGCGCGAGAAGGCGATCACCTCGCGCTGGCTCGACCCCTCGCACGGCGGCATCAACCTGGGCTTCCCGCAGAACTAG
- a CDS encoding DUF421 domain-containing protein has product MWFDSWGDIARVLLVGSAAYATLIVVLRLSGKRTLSQLNAFDFVITVAIGSTLATILLSSDVSWSEGLAALALLVGLQFVVALVSSRWPRARSLVSTKPVVLVRDGELQHTAIARNRLTETEVEQAVRSSGSADLASIAAVVLETNGTLSVIPREKYGDGSAMGTMRERDTADET; this is encoded by the coding sequence ATGTGGTTCGACTCGTGGGGAGACATCGCGCGGGTGCTGCTCGTAGGGAGTGCCGCGTATGCGACGCTCATCGTCGTACTGCGACTGAGTGGCAAGCGCACGCTGAGCCAGCTCAACGCCTTCGACTTCGTCATCACCGTCGCCATCGGCTCGACGCTCGCCACGATCCTGCTGAGCTCCGATGTGTCATGGTCGGAGGGCCTCGCGGCGCTCGCCCTGCTGGTGGGCCTGCAGTTCGTCGTCGCGCTCGTGTCATCACGGTGGCCGCGCGCCCGGTCGCTCGTCTCGACGAAGCCTGTCGTGCTCGTACGGGACGGCGAACTGCAGCACACGGCGATCGCGCGCAACCGACTCACGGAGACCGAGGTCGAGCAGGCGGTGCGCTCAAGCGGCAGCGCGGACCTCGCGAGCATCGCCGCGGTCGTACTCGAGACCAACGGCACGCTCAGCGTCATCCCGCGCGAGAAGTACGGCGATGGCTCCGCGATGGGAACCATGCGCGAGCGGGACACCGCCGACGAGACCTAG
- a CDS encoding OsmC family protein gives MTLLTAPSVPTSTADERAARLTEAGTAWGDRIAADATSAQLTYRVSGVGEGSVATTIRAGKHAFVVDEPAALAGDDVAPSPVEFALGALISCQVVVYRLYAQALGIQVDDISIDAEGDLDARRLFGIDEGVRAGFSDVRLAITITGPESQERYEQLRDTVDAHCPVLDLFANATPVSASVRKG, from the coding sequence ATGACTCTTCTCACCGCACCCTCCGTCCCCACGTCCACCGCCGACGAGCGGGCCGCGCGCCTCACCGAGGCGGGCACCGCCTGGGGCGACCGCATCGCCGCCGACGCCACCTCCGCGCAGCTCACCTACCGCGTCTCGGGCGTCGGCGAGGGCTCGGTTGCGACGACGATCCGCGCGGGCAAGCACGCGTTCGTCGTCGACGAGCCGGCCGCGCTCGCGGGCGACGACGTCGCACCGAGCCCCGTCGAGTTCGCGCTCGGCGCCCTCATCTCGTGCCAGGTCGTCGTCTACCGCCTGTACGCGCAGGCGCTCGGCATCCAGGTCGACGACATCTCTATCGACGCGGAAGGCGATCTGGATGCGCGCCGCCTGTTCGGCATCGACGAAGGCGTGCGGGCCGGCTTCAGCGACGTGCGCCTCGCGATCACGATCACCGGTCCCGAGTCGCAGGAACGCTACGAGCAGCTGCGCGACACCGTCGACGCCCACTGCCCGGTGCTCGACCTCTTCGCGAACGCGACGCCCGTGAGCGCCTCGGTGCGCAAGGGCTGA
- a CDS encoding exonuclease domain-containing protein, with the protein MPLNFTAIDFETANNAAASACSVGLVKVREGRVVDKTGWLIRPPLGFDHMLEWNTRIHGITAADIVDAPLWCDQVDALLDFVDGDVLTAHNAGFDMGVLRAACEASRLETPDLRYLCSLRVARKTYHLDSYKLPVAAMAAGFEDFAHHDALADAEACAAIIVHAAKRHDVSTMEDLARITGGGLGLIGPSAEAAAADRRPAVLG; encoded by the coding sequence GTGCCCCTGAACTTCACAGCCATCGACTTCGAGACCGCCAACAACGCCGCGGCCTCCGCGTGCTCGGTGGGGCTCGTCAAGGTGCGCGAGGGCCGCGTCGTCGACAAGACCGGGTGGCTCATCCGCCCGCCGCTCGGCTTCGACCACATGCTCGAGTGGAACACGCGCATCCACGGCATCACCGCCGCCGACATCGTCGATGCGCCGCTGTGGTGCGATCAGGTGGATGCCCTGCTCGACTTCGTGGACGGCGACGTTCTCACCGCCCACAACGCGGGGTTCGACATGGGGGTGCTGCGCGCCGCCTGCGAGGCGAGCCGGCTCGAGACGCCCGACCTGCGATACCTGTGCAGCCTGCGGGTCGCCCGCAAGACCTACCACCTCGACTCGTACAAGCTGCCCGTCGCGGCGATGGCCGCCGGCTTCGAGGACTTCGCCCACCACGACGCGCTCGCCGACGCCGAGGCCTGCGCGGCGATCATCGTGCACGCCGCGAAGCGCCACGACGTCTCCACGATGGAGGACCTCGCGCGCATCACCGGCGGCGGGCTGGGCCTCATCGGGCCTTCCGCCGAAGCAGCAGCAGCCGACCGACGCCCGGCCGTGCTCGGCTAG
- a CDS encoding DMT family transporter translates to MNALRRFSPAVLAQLFWASNFVVADRVVAEFSPLELTWLRWVGALPILLVVAWWLEKPRWRDALREWRLHLLQAFLGMVAYTLFLYSALESTSPVTASVITALNPAVIAVAAVIVLHERIRRLGVVGIVVSFAGVLVVILTGQGLDQGLSFSPGDLLMLGAISMWTAYVITSRRVSTPPITATTVQAGLSAVMLVPVVALLGAPGIAAGPSAGAWWGLVWIMVFPSALAYLFWNIAVGQLGASKTGVFLNLLPVFTAVIALAFGDVLTIGQVVGGAVVLVGVYLTTRPGRASEPGIPVLPEPLDPDAPADPAHREWFCMQTH, encoded by the coding sequence GTGAACGCCCTCCGCCGCTTCAGCCCCGCCGTGCTCGCGCAGTTGTTCTGGGCGAGCAACTTCGTCGTCGCCGACCGGGTCGTCGCCGAGTTCTCGCCGCTCGAGCTGACGTGGCTGCGCTGGGTGGGCGCGCTGCCGATTCTGCTCGTCGTCGCGTGGTGGCTGGAGAAGCCCCGGTGGCGGGATGCCCTGCGCGAGTGGCGCCTGCACCTCCTACAAGCCTTCCTCGGCATGGTCGCGTACACGCTCTTCCTCTACTCGGCACTCGAGTCGACGTCGCCCGTCACGGCGAGCGTCATCACGGCGCTCAACCCGGCGGTCATCGCGGTCGCGGCGGTCATCGTGCTGCACGAGCGCATCCGACGACTCGGCGTGGTGGGCATCGTCGTGTCCTTCGCCGGCGTGCTCGTCGTGATCCTCACCGGGCAGGGCCTCGATCAGGGGCTCAGCTTCTCGCCCGGCGATCTGCTCATGCTGGGCGCGATCAGCATGTGGACCGCGTACGTCATCACGAGCCGACGCGTGTCGACCCCGCCGATCACGGCGACGACGGTGCAGGCGGGGTTGAGTGCCGTGATGCTCGTTCCCGTCGTCGCGCTACTCGGCGCGCCCGGCATCGCCGCGGGGCCGAGCGCGGGCGCGTGGTGGGGGCTCGTGTGGATCATGGTGTTCCCCTCCGCCCTCGCCTACCTGTTCTGGAACATCGCCGTAGGTCAGCTCGGCGCGTCGAAGACGGGCGTGTTCCTCAACCTCCTGCCGGTGTTCACGGCGGTCATCGCTCTCGCGTTCGGCGACGTCCTCACGATCGGGCAGGTCGTCGGCGGCGCGGTCGTGCTAGTCGGCGTGTACCTGACGACGCGGCCGGGCAGGGCGAGCGAGCCCGGCATTCCCGTTCTGCCGGAGCCGCTCGACCCGGATGCTCCGGCCGACCCCGCGCACCGGGAATGGTTCTGCATGCAGACGCATTGA
- a CDS encoding LLM class flavin-dependent oxidoreductase, translating into MTKLGFLSFGHWQDVPGSRTRTGAEVLQQAIELAVAAEEVGVDGAYFRVHHFARQHASPWPLLAAAGARTSRIELGTGVIDLRYENPLAMAELAAQADLIASGRLQLGISRGSPETVIDGWRAFGFEPAEGETDADMARRHTDVFRRAIAGEGFAPANPHMTGTSAMQPIQPHAPGLSDRIWWGAGTRATAVWTAEQGMNLMSSTLLTEDTGVPFDELQADQIAMYREAWAAAGHARTPRVSVSRSILPIIDEETQYYFGIQAQGAQSDQVGMLDGSRSRFGRSYIGAPDVIAAELAQDAAVQAADTLLVTVPNQLGPEFNARILESITRDIMPIVDAEVVPSLA; encoded by the coding sequence ATGACGAAGCTCGGATTCCTCTCCTTCGGACACTGGCAGGACGTCCCCGGCTCGCGCACGCGCACGGGCGCTGAAGTGCTGCAGCAGGCGATCGAGCTCGCGGTCGCCGCCGAGGAGGTCGGCGTCGACGGCGCGTACTTCCGCGTGCACCACTTCGCCCGCCAGCACGCCTCGCCGTGGCCGCTGCTCGCCGCCGCGGGGGCGCGCACGAGCCGCATCGAGCTCGGCACGGGCGTCATCGACCTGCGCTACGAGAACCCCCTCGCGATGGCTGAGCTCGCGGCGCAGGCCGACCTCATCGCGAGTGGACGACTGCAGCTCGGCATCAGCCGCGGGTCACCCGAGACGGTCATCGACGGCTGGCGTGCGTTCGGCTTCGAGCCTGCCGAGGGCGAGACCGATGCCGACATGGCGCGGCGCCACACCGACGTCTTCCGCCGCGCGATCGCGGGGGAGGGCTTCGCGCCCGCGAACCCGCACATGACGGGCACGTCCGCGATGCAGCCGATCCAGCCGCACGCGCCGGGGCTGAGCGACCGCATCTGGTGGGGCGCGGGCACGCGCGCGACCGCGGTGTGGACGGCCGAGCAGGGCATGAACCTCATGAGCTCGACGCTCCTCACGGAGGACACCGGGGTTCCGTTCGACGAGCTGCAGGCGGATCAGATCGCGATGTACCGCGAGGCCTGGGCGGCGGCCGGTCATGCTCGTACGCCGCGGGTGTCGGTGAGTCGGAGCATCCTGCCGATCATCGACGAGGAGACGCAGTACTACTTCGGCATTCAGGCGCAGGGCGCGCAGAGCGACCAGGTCGGCATGCTCGACGGCTCGCGCTCGCGGTTCGGCCGCTCCTACATCGGAGCACCGGACGTGATCGCCGCGGAGCTCGCGCAGGATGCCGCCGTGCAGGCGGCCGACACGCTGCTCGTGACGGTGCCGAACCAGCTCGGGCCGGAGTTCAACGCGCGCATCCTCGAGTCGATTACGCGCGACATCATGCCGATCGTCGACGCCGAGGTCGTACCCTCACTCGCGTGA
- a CDS encoding metallophosphoesterase family protein, translating to MRLLLLSDTHLPARAKALQPHVWSLVDEADLVIHAGDWVDVATLDALESRAARLVSVAGNNDGAELHARLGEVARVEVEGVRIAVTHETGAAAGRERRCDALFGPDSDAPADVLVFGHSHIPWDSTTPGGVRLLNPGSPTDRRRQPVGTVMTARIADGALHDVTLVPTPR from the coding sequence GTGAGACTGCTGCTGCTGAGCGACACGCACCTGCCGGCGCGCGCAAAGGCTCTGCAGCCGCACGTGTGGAGCCTCGTCGACGAGGCCGACCTCGTCATCCACGCGGGCGATTGGGTCGACGTCGCGACGCTCGACGCGCTCGAGTCGAGGGCCGCGCGCCTCGTCAGCGTCGCAGGAAACAATGACGGCGCCGAGCTGCACGCTCGGCTCGGCGAGGTCGCGCGCGTCGAGGTCGAGGGGGTACGTATCGCCGTCACCCACGAGACGGGTGCCGCCGCCGGTCGGGAGCGTCGGTGCGATGCCCTCTTCGGCCCCGACTCGGATGCCCCCGCCGACGTGCTCGTCTTCGGCCACTCGCACATCCCGTGGGATTCGACGACCCCCGGCGGCGTGCGCCTCCTCAACCCGGGCTCGCCGACCGACCGGCGGCGGCAGCCCGTCGGCACGGTCATGACCGCGCGCATCGCCGACGGCGCGCTGCACGACGTGACCCTCGTGCCGACGCCCCGCTGA